A stretch of Conchiformibius steedae DNA encodes these proteins:
- a CDS encoding hemagglutinin repeat-containing protein gives MTEVRTNESKTATFAPSLLHFSLMLAMGTAVIVPAAAADIQADQSAPKNQQPTVLNSANGMTQVNIQTPSAGGVSVNQYRQFDVDSRGAILNNSRRNTQTQLGGWIQGNPWLATGEARVIVNQVNSANPSLLNGYIEVGGKRAEVVLANPAGIQVDGGGFINSAGVTLTTGLPFIRNGQLDGIQVAGAGKVGIGKGGLDGRDADYTRILSRAAEINGGIWAKDLQITAGENDFDAAGKHTPRSSTNTPAVAIDTGELGGMYADKITLISTDKDATVRNQGQIFAQAGGVSIDAAGRLGNSGTLASQGSADIRAKQVENSGTVSAKGQLNLRAQSAQNTGAVLSGGELNVRADAQLNNQGNIQAARLDVETPRLDNSGVMSQTGLQGLAVESAGSFTNSGKIGYPEADAPTVGGGSTAAPSAPTPGNSAGAGGSASALTTPPAVQNFAAGSIKTGQALNNSGRIQANGGIDLTLHNGLNNRGEVNLNSLMVSGETLSNQDGKILAQSTDIRTRTVQNDRGQITAGKALNVRSEQVSNRAGKLQSAGNADLNVSQRLDNQGGEITANQALNIHDQGAKTLHLDNTDGSVLGGDVSVQSQSLNNRGKLAAARDLSIDVKDDLHVERDLEAGNALSISTEGSLNNTRNLTAEAAVQVRAKQNVSNRGLINSNGLTRVEAGQELLNTGTGRIYGNHVALAADKLNNREENGKAAVVAARKRLDIGAKQIVNQEGALLSSEGDLAIGGSLTAEHTAQGRAESLINGSAEIRSAGDMVLRTNNLSNRNLHFKTVEREIDGSRKQITEYQPKNENKRFDSSNVTGWGEAETVYLDGRRVEDYTRYIYTRYETQHEVEASSPAIIASGGRLILDGSNLQNDKSHILADGIDIIQNDVQQIDGEGEHRIRVTDSTKQDHWVGWNRRGTKHRSKWGDKANYPLADIVKPIKLNVSVYDKNHQGKVETHFAEGVSTTTIAGANHDLSKILSLNTGIKLPNSSLYTVNPTRSGWLIETDPAFADYRQWLGSDYMLQALSIDPANTHKRLGDGYYEQRLVNEQINRLTGFRRLDGYQSDEEQFKALMNSGVTAAKAMGLTPGIALTAEQVARLTADIVWLETQTVTLPDGSTQTVLVPKVYVVARSGDIKPTGAFISANDLRLNASGTLANSGSLNARKVMVLDVENLRHLNGSARADSLTVRAGKSMDIQGGTFTAKDYLGVHSDGTLNLTADSVTSEKNSANSESQHTNLGRIAGLYVTGANGTLSLSARDLNVQAGKIDNQGTGNTVILAEDSLNIGTLQTGYRHSHTQDEHNYQIDGIKQAIGSNINGKGNVLIQSNGTASIQGSNLKSETGILAVKAKNLNITAAQNSSEFESAHRHTDKRLVGKSTETYRHTDNRTEAVSSVLSGNKVLLHSDGDMHITGSHVVSDEHTQLTAKGKIKVDTAQSTRQSSTLSQKDRSGISIDDGSLLFGKYKKGEAATQGEVSSTVSTIGSINGKVDIYADGNIDLTGADIIAAKGGSISGNNIKDHAVIDTADSELTRFKESNGLFIGAKSNVADAVANIQNSGNRAAQSDNPRLQALYAAKTAYGVKDLAAIAAATQGQGNGAAKEAEGKITIGIGTRRSESHDRAHSETVRKTTVSSEKGSEFVIQAHGKQTPDAGDLLLEGVDFNTGDLVLDAKRDLKIGSTQARQNQESESRSMSAEVGVYAAGQLGGNGASGGIGIYGQGSYSKSGSTLESIGHEESTINADKLTLRSGRNADLKGAVVNAERIEGNIAGNFTLSSEQDTDRYRQKAISGQLEGRYAIYGSDSGAQGNFSYSDSKSDYRSVQEQTKLHAGKGGLDLYVGGHTQLNGAAITSDADKNLNRFSTQTLGHNDLENEAAYQMRGGSISFNTNGESPMEMLGNLAAAPGLAMPVGDKKSSTTHAVLTKGNIEVRGDANGSSLKGIKRHDEGHQPLERIFDLKKVSERQEMAQLVGEVGFRAAGDVAGAMGWKEGSPERLALHGLVGALQAKAAGADIKGAVAGTVATSWLNTQVSEYLQENSNLNENQRKAVQQWLAVVGGAAVGEIAGNGNGNSALAGAAAARDAEAFNRQLHRDERKWIGRNAKEFAKQLNGGKEPTAEQIKAAEKRLAQQAARSTDVLWFLALPKENDVAAQKFLSSQSQGLYFTNESGGRQRYFTNINGDFSSPHRYKSDALKDVGFYKKNLNDKSNSSIQKGAEQVVKKTKDQLAQAARDTYQNRGKLATQATESAKKRISQAVDDVSKQVNKAADYCKQNGALDCVSAGVQQLLKARTEAEKTAIKWGVSVVKDAANTAKDSAKGFHSAYEDDLKKIYGQETRTAEGLIATVKGVDAISTVAGASLILKTSVKTVGKEGLEAVGKAVTGKAVAGQTVRRLDCSFRGDMQVRTQNGFLPISRIRVGDMVWSRNQTSGQMRYQRVLNAVNSIDPDTTYVVITDGNGNKQTIVSNSQHAYFSRYGNDKTPPPQSLGHKYSGGIANAYWVEAQYLEAGHQLLDSDGNWQTVLSVLTEQVPLNSYNLEVNTDHSYFVRGLNGEKGVWVHNDCYHNLPSNAKKIGDNRYQFKDPTTGKMVVVREVMVGDTKKYHTLDHKDTDPYRNRAGKAVNETGNRFVEDPKNPRVTTGYSRPKLSSEVKKQVFANYEKLPNGDYRHIKTRKIVKAPIDIGHKPGSEHRRLEIVAKELNMTQYELSQYVNSRPDIFQLENMSENRSHKYEMPGNRIPTKLRDDMTNFINQLRRGKK, from the coding sequence ATGACTGAAGTCCGCACTAATGAATCCAAAACCGCTACTTTTGCGCCGTCCCTGTTGCATTTCTCGCTGATGCTGGCAATGGGAACGGCTGTGATTGTGCCGGCTGCGGCTGCGGACATTCAGGCGGATCAGTCTGCGCCCAAAAACCAACAGCCCACGGTGTTGAACAGTGCCAACGGTATGACCCAAGTCAATATCCAAACGCCTTCCGCAGGCGGGGTGTCGGTCAATCAGTACCGTCAGTTTGATGTGGACAGCCGTGGTGCGATTTTGAACAACAGCCGCCGCAATACGCAGACGCAGTTGGGCGGTTGGATTCAGGGCAATCCGTGGTTGGCAACGGGCGAAGCCAGAGTGATTGTTAATCAGGTTAATTCCGCCAATCCCAGTTTGTTAAACGGTTATATTGAAGTGGGCGGCAAACGGGCGGAAGTGGTGTTGGCAAATCCGGCGGGAATTCAGGTGGACGGCGGCGGCTTTATCAATTCGGCAGGGGTAACGCTGACAACGGGGCTGCCTTTTATCCGCAACGGGCAGTTGGACGGTATTCAGGTGGCGGGAGCGGGTAAGGTGGGCATCGGTAAGGGCGGTTTGGACGGTCGTGATGCCGATTACACCCGAATTTTAAGTCGTGCCGCCGAAATCAATGGCGGGATATGGGCGAAAGATTTGCAAATTACGGCAGGGGAAAATGATTTTGATGCAGCAGGTAAGCATACGCCCCGTTCATCGACCAATACTCCTGCCGTTGCCATTGATACTGGCGAATTGGGCGGTATGTATGCCGACAAAATTACTTTAATCAGCACCGATAAAGATGCCACCGTCCGCAATCAGGGACAGATATTTGCCCAGGCGGGCGGGGTCAGTATTGATGCGGCGGGCCGGTTGGGCAACAGCGGGACGCTGGCTTCACAGGGCAGTGCCGATATTCGTGCCAAGCAGGTGGAAAACAGCGGCACGGTGTCGGCAAAAGGACAGTTGAATCTGCGGGCGCAGTCGGCGCAGAATACGGGTGCGGTATTGTCGGGCGGGGAACTGAATGTTCGTGCGGACGCGCAATTAAACAATCAGGGCAATATTCAGGCAGCACGTTTGGACGTGGAAACACCGCGTTTGGATAACAGCGGTGTGATGTCGCAAACGGGTTTGCAGGGTTTGGCGGTGGAAAGTGCCGGCAGTTTTACCAACAGTGGCAAAATCGGCTATCCCGAAGCCGATGCGCCGACTGTCGGCGGTGGCAGCACAGCCGCCCCGTCTGCCCCCACCCCTGGCAACAGTGCGGGGGCGGGTGGCAGTGCGTCTGCGCTCACTACTCCGCCGGCGGTACAGAACTTTGCCGCCGGCAGCATTAAAACCGGTCAGGCATTAAACAACAGCGGCAGGATTCAGGCCAACGGCGGTATTGATTTGACCCTGCACAACGGTTTGAACAACCGTGGCGAAGTCAATCTGAACAGCCTGATGGTATCGGGCGAAACCTTGTCCAACCAAGACGGCAAAATCTTGGCGCAAAGCACGGATATCCGTACCCGTACCGTTCAAAACGACCGTGGACAGATAACGGCGGGTAAAGCCTTGAATGTCCGCAGCGAGCAGGTCAGCAACCGTGCCGGCAAACTGCAATCGGCGGGCAATGCCGACTTAAATGTTTCCCAGCGTTTGGATAATCAAGGCGGCGAAATTACCGCCAATCAAGCCCTAAACATTCACGACCAAGGCGCAAAAACCCTGCACCTTGACAATACGGACGGCAGTGTATTGGGCGGCGATGTGTCAGTGCAAAGCCAATCCCTGAACAATCGGGGCAAACTGGCGGCTGCCCGTGATTTGTCTATTGATGTTAAAGACGATTTACACGTTGAGCGCGATTTGGAAGCGGGCAATGCTTTAAGCATCAGCACCGAAGGCAGTCTGAATAATACCCGCAACCTTACAGCCGAAGCTGCCGTTCAAGTGCGCGCCAAGCAGAATGTCAGCAACCGTGGTCTGATAAACAGCAACGGTCTGACCCGTGTGGAAGCTGGTCAGGAACTGCTCAATACCGGGACGGGACGGATTTACGGCAATCATGTGGCTTTGGCGGCAGATAAGCTGAACAACCGCGAAGAGAACGGCAAAGCAGCGGTGGTGGCGGCGCGTAAGCGTTTGGACATCGGTGCCAAACAGATTGTGAATCAAGAAGGCGCACTACTGTCCAGCGAAGGGGATTTAGCTATTGGCGGCAGCCTGACAGCCGAACATACCGCCCAAGGGCGGGCAGAGAGCCTGATTAACGGCAGTGCTGAAATCCGCTCTGCTGGAGATATGGTTTTACGAACTAATAACCTATCTAACCGCAATTTGCATTTCAAAACTGTTGAGCGTGAAATTGATGGTTCTCGTAAACAGATTACAGAGTACCAACCAAAAAATGAGAATAAACGTTTTGATTCTTCAAATGTAACTGGTTGGGGCGAAGCGGAAACGGTTTATTTAGATGGTCGGCGAGTAGAAGACTATACACGTTATATTTATACCCGTTATGAAACTCAACACGAAGTTGAAGCAAGCTCGCCTGCCATCATTGCTTCTGGCGGTCGCTTGATTTTAGACGGCTCAAATTTACAGAACGATAAAAGCCATATTTTGGCTGATGGAATTGATATTATTCAAAATGATGTCCAACAAATTGATGGAGAAGGCGAACACCGTATCCGTGTAACCGATAGTACAAAGCAAGACCATTGGGTTGGTTGGAATCGCAGAGGAACAAAGCACAGGTCCAAATGGGGAGATAAAGCAAATTATCCACTTGCTGATATTGTCAAACCCATTAAACTGAATGTATCGGTTTATGACAAAAACCATCAAGGTAAGGTGGAAACACATTTTGCAGAAGGTGTTTCTACGACCACTATTGCAGGAGCAAATCATGACCTGTCTAAAATTTTAAGTTTAAATACAGGGATTAAATTACCAAATAGTAGTTTATATACAGTTAATCCAACACGCTCCGGTTGGTTGATTGAAACTGACCCTGCCTTTGCCGATTACCGTCAATGGCTGGGCAGCGATTATATGTTGCAGGCATTGAGCATTGACCCTGCCAATACCCACAAACGGCTAGGGGACGGCTATTATGAGCAAAGACTGGTTAATGAACAGATTAACCGTTTGACTGGCTTCCGCCGTTTGGACGGTTATCAAAGCGATGAAGAACAGTTTAAAGCCCTGATGAACAGCGGCGTAACCGCTGCCAAAGCCATGGGGCTGACCCCTGGCATAGCCCTGACCGCCGAGCAGGTGGCACGGCTGACGGCTGATATTGTGTGGCTGGAAACCCAAACCGTTACCCTGCCAGACGGCAGCACCCAAACCGTACTTGTCCCCAAAGTCTATGTGGTGGCGCGTTCCGGCGATATAAAACCTACGGGGGCATTTATTTCAGCTAACGATTTACGGTTAAATGCTTCCGGCACATTAGCTAACAGTGGTTCGCTCAATGCCCGTAAAGTAATGGTTTTAGATGTGGAAAATCTCCGGCATCTGAACGGCTCTGCCCGCGCGGATTCCTTAACGGTTCGTGCTGGGAAAAGTATGGATATTCAAGGGGGAACATTTACCGCCAAGGATTATCTCGGTGTACATTCTGATGGTACATTGAATCTGACAGCAGACAGCGTAACAAGCGAAAAAAACAGTGCCAATTCAGAAAGCCAACACACAAATTTAGGTCGGATAGCCGGTTTGTATGTAACAGGTGCTAACGGCACGCTGTCCCTGTCTGCCCGTGATTTAAATGTGCAGGCTGGTAAAATTGACAATCAAGGTACGGGCAATACCGTTATTCTTGCAGAAGACAGCCTAAATATCGGCACATTACAAACTGGCTATCGGCACAGTCATACCCAAGACGAACACAATTACCAAATTGACGGTATCAAACAAGCTATCGGCAGCAATATTAACGGTAAAGGCAATGTGCTGATTCAATCCAACGGTACTGCGTCAATACAAGGCAGCAATCTGAAGAGTGAAACTGGTATATTGGCAGTGAAAGCCAAGAATTTGAACATTACTGCCGCGCAAAACAGTAGTGAGTTTGAATCAGCACACCGTCATACCGATAAACGTCTTGTTGGTAAATCCACCGAAACATACCGTCATACCGATAACCGCACTGAAGCGGTATCCAGTGTATTGAGTGGCAATAAGGTTCTATTGCACAGTGATGGCGATATGCACATTACTGGCAGCCATGTGGTATCGGACGAACATACCCAGCTGACGGCAAAAGGCAAAATCAAAGTTGATACCGCACAAAGCACCCGTCAAAGCAGTACCCTGTCTCAAAAAGACCGTTCAGGTATCAGCATAGATGACGGCAGTCTGTTGTTTGGCAAATACAAAAAGGGTGAAGCTGCTACCCAAGGCGAAGTCAGTAGTACTGTCAGCACCATTGGCAGCATAAACGGAAAAGTGGACATCTATGCAGATGGCAATATTGATTTGACCGGTGCCGATATTATTGCAGCCAAGGGCGGGAGCATTTCTGGTAACAATATTAAAGACCATGCAGTGATTGATACCGCCGATAGTGAACTGACCCGTTTTAAAGAAAGTAACGGCTTATTTATCGGAGCAAAAAGTAATGTGGCTGATGCGGTTGCCAATATTCAAAACAGTGGAAACCGTGCCGCACAAAGCGACAATCCGCGCCTACAAGCCTTATATGCGGCTAAAACAGCTTATGGGGTCAAAGATTTGGCGGCTATTGCGGCAGCTACGCAAGGGCAAGGAAATGGTGCAGCGAAGGAAGCAGAAGGAAAAATTACCATAGGCATTGGCACGCGCCGAAGTGAAAGCCATGACCGCGCCCATAGTGAAACCGTACGCAAAACTACAGTGTCCAGTGAAAAAGGCAGTGAATTTGTAATTCAAGCACATGGCAAGCAGACACCCGATGCGGGCGATTTGCTGCTGGAAGGAGTGGATTTCAATACAGGGGACTTGGTTTTAGATGCTAAGCGTGATTTAAAAATCGGCAGTACGCAAGCACGGCAGAATCAGGAAAGTGAAAGCCGCAGCATGAGTGCGGAAGTAGGAGTATATGCTGCCGGTCAGTTAGGCGGTAACGGTGCCAGTGGCGGCATCGGTATCTACGGACAAGGCAGCTATAGCAAATCAGGCAGCACCTTGGAAAGTATCGGGCATGAAGAAAGCACAATTAATGCTGACAAACTGACTTTGCGTAGCGGCCGCAATGCGGATTTGAAGGGGGCGGTAGTCAATGCCGAGCGCATAGAAGGCAATATTGCCGGTAATTTCACTTTGAGCAGTGAACAAGATACTGACCGTTATCGGCAAAAAGCCATTTCCGGCCAGTTGGAAGGACGTTATGCCATCTACGGTAGTGATAGTGGCGCTCAAGGCAATTTCAGTTATAGCGACAGCAAAAGCGATTATCGTAGTGTTCAAGAGCAAACCAAACTGCACGCTGGAAAAGGCGGATTGGATTTATATGTCGGTGGGCATACCCAATTAAACGGTGCGGCCATTACCAGTGATGCGGATAAAAACCTTAACCGTTTCAGCACCCAAACTTTAGGCCACAACGATTTGGAAAACGAAGCCGCTTATCAAATGCGTGGTGGCAGTATCAGCTTTAATACCAACGGCGAAAGTCCCATGGAAATGTTGGGGAACTTGGCGGCTGCTCCCGGTTTGGCGATGCCGGTGGGAGATAAGAAAAGCAGCACTACCCACGCCGTTCTAACCAAAGGCAATATTGAAGTACGCGGCGATGCCAATGGCAGCAGCCTGAAAGGCATTAAACGCCATGACGAAGGTCATCAGCCGTTGGAGCGGATTTTTGACTTGAAAAAGGTCAGCGAGCGTCAAGAGATGGCTCAATTAGTCGGCGAAGTCGGCTTCCGGGCCGCAGGCGATGTAGCAGGCGCAATGGGGTGGAAAGAAGGCAGTCCAGAGCGTTTGGCATTGCACGGCTTGGTAGGTGCATTGCAGGCAAAAGCGGCAGGAGCGGACATTAAAGGCGCAGTAGCAGGTACGGTAGCGACTTCGTGGCTCAATACGCAGGTTTCAGAATATTTGCAGGAAAACAGCAATCTCAATGAAAATCAGCGCAAAGCGGTGCAACAATGGTTAGCTGTAGTGGGTGGTGCAGCAGTTGGAGAAATTGCGGGAAATGGTAACGGCAATAGTGCCTTGGCAGGTGCTGCGGCAGCAAGAGATGCAGAAGCATTTAACCGTCAGTTGCATCGAGATGAACGGAAGTGGATTGGACGAAATGCTAAAGAATTTGCTAAACAATTGAATGGCGGGAAAGAGCCTACGGCGGAACAAATTAAGGCTGCTGAAAAACGCTTGGCACAACAGGCTGCCCGTTCTACAGATGTCCTATGGTTTTTGGCTTTGCCAAAAGAGAATGATGTAGCGGCTCAAAAATTCTTATCAAGTCAATCTCAAGGATTGTATTTTACTAATGAGAGTGGGGGAAGACAACGCTATTTTACTAATATAAATGGGGACTTTTCCAGTCCACACCGATATAAAAGTGATGCTCTGAAAGATGTCGGTTTTTACAAAAAAAATCTAAATGATAAAAGTAATAGCAGCATACAGAAAGGTGCTGAACAGGTAGTAAAGAAAACTAAAGACCAACTGGCCCAAGCTGCAAGAGATACTTATCAAAATAGGGGGAAACTTGCCACACAAGCCACTGAATCTGCAAAGAAAAGAATTTCTCAAGCTGTTGATGATGTTTCAAAACAGGTAAATAAGGCAGCAGATTACTGTAAGCAAAATGGTGCATTAGATTGTGTTAGTGCAGGTGTGCAACAGCTACTTAAAGCCCGAACAGAAGCTGAAAAAACTGCTATAAAATGGGGGGTAAGCGTTGTAAAAGATGCTGCAAATACGGCTAAAGATTCTGCTAAAGGATTTCATTCTGCATATGAAGATGATTTGAAAAAGATATATGGGCAAGAAACACGCACAGCAGAGGGTTTAATCGCTACTGTTAAGGGGGTTGATGCCATTTCCACTGTCGCGGGTGCAAGCTTGATTCTGAAAACTAGTGTAAAAACTGTAGGTAAAGAAGGTCTTGAAGCTGTAGGTAAAGCAGTAACAGGTAAAGCAGTAGCAGGTCAAACGGTTAGAAGATTAGACTGCTCATTCCGTGGCGATATGCAAGTACGCACTCAAAACGGATTCCTGCCGATTTCGCGGATTCGGGTGGGCGATATGGTATGGTCGCGCAATCAGACCAGTGGGCAAATGCGGTATCAACGGGTGTTAAATGCCGTTAATAGCATTGACCCTGATACAACTTATGTTGTCATTACAGATGGTAACGGTAATAAACAGACCATTGTTTCAAACAGCCAACACGCTTATTTTTCCCGTTACGGAAATGATAAAACCCCGCCGCCGCAATCACTTGGACATAAATATTCAGGTGGTATTGCCAATGCATACTGGGTAGAAGCCCAATATTTGGAAGCAGGACACCAATTATTGGACAGTGATGGTAATTGGCAGACGGTTTTATCTGTATTAACAGAACAAGTACCATTAAACAGTTATAATTTGGAAGTAAATACCGACCATTCCTATTTTGTTCGCGGTCTCAATGGCGAGAAAGGTGTATGGGTACATAATGATTGTTACCATAACTTACCCAGTAATGCAAAAAAGATTGGCGATAACCGATATCAGTTTAAAGACCCAACTACTGGAAAAATGGTGGTTGTGCGAGAAGTCATGGTAGGCGATACGAAAAAATATCACACATTAGACCATAAAGATACAGACCCTTATCGTAATAGGGCAGGTAAAGCAGTAAATGAGACAGGCAACCGTTTTGTAGAAGACCCAAAAAATCCTAGAGTAACTACAGGATATAGTAGACCTAAGTTATCATCTGAAGTAAAAAAACAAGTTTTTGCTAATTATGAAAAGTTACCCAATGGAGATTATAGACATATTAAAACCCGAAAAATTGTAAAAGCACCAATTGATATTGGTCATAAGCCAGGCTCTGAACATAGAAGATTAGAGATTGTTGCAAAAGAATTAAATATGACGCAATATGAATTGAGTCAATATGTTAATTCGCGACCTGATATTTTTCAATTAGAGAATATGAGTGAGAATCGGAGTCATAAATATGAAATGCCTGGAAATCGTATTCCAACAAAGTTAAGAGATGATATGACTAATTTTATTAATCAATTAAGAAGAGGTAAAAAATGA
- a CDS encoding Uma2 family endonuclease yields MSFQLPATPKSITEAEYLDYCDQHPEYRFELINGEIIERTGASLNHNLITVNLAYLLKQHLSDNGCFVFMSQWLIKVEHNFYYPDVIIECHSEHSQPKLIVEVLSELTRSIDLSTKLNDYQKIPTLQEYMLVEQNARFIILYRRSQNWQAEVYQGNEVFLTSLNTSILLDDIYQKVVFKNRKLIINTP; encoded by the coding sequence ATGTCGTTTCAACTACCAGCCACTCCCAAATCGATAACAGAAGCCGAGTATCTGGACTACTGCGACCAACATCCTGAATACAGATTTGAATTGATTAATGGCGAAATTATAGAAAGAACAGGCGCATCACTCAATCACAATCTGATTACCGTTAACTTGGCTTACCTGCTAAAACAGCATTTATCAGATAATGGCTGCTTTGTTTTTATGAGCCAATGGTTGATAAAAGTAGAGCATAATTTCTATTATCCCGATGTGATAATAGAGTGCCATTCCGAACACAGCCAACCCAAATTAATAGTAGAAGTGTTATCAGAACTCACCCGAAGCATAGATTTATCCACTAAACTAAACGATTATCAAAAGATTCCCACCCTTCAAGAATATATGCTTGTAGAGCAAAATGCACGTTTTATTATATTGTACCGCCGAAGCCAAAATTGGCAGGCAGAAGTCTATCAGGGGAATGAAGTATTTTTAACCAGCCTAAATACCAGTATTTTACTGGACGATATTTATCAAAAAGTTGTATTTAAAAATAGAAAACTCATTATCAACACCCCATAA
- a CDS encoding ankyrin repeat domain-containing protein, whose amino-acid sequence MNEHEKLITEVFWQFYNGHIAEGARLMESYGLDYLEIIPVDKWNWLHHLLVGIILGDDRPSIEAIKFFIEKGVPVNAQDVYKMTPLHYAMRGGYADGAIVLLEAGADPNIPDRDGLRPLSMVGYTADRLDVLELMLKKGANVHNLMGDATGRTILESWEADDSCPKWQKDIYETMKKYA is encoded by the coding sequence ATGAATGAGCATGAAAAACTAATCACAGAAGTTTTTTGGCAATTTTATAATGGCCATATTGCTGAAGGCGCAAGGTTAATGGAATCTTACGGACTAGATTATTTAGAAATCATACCCGTTGATAAATGGAATTGGTTGCATCATTTGTTAGTAGGAATCATACTGGGAGATGACCGTCCTTCCATTGAAGCCATTAAGTTTTTTATTGAAAAAGGTGTTCCTGTTAATGCCCAAGATGTTTATAAAATGACCCCATTACATTATGCAATGCGGGGTGGATATGCAGATGGGGCTATTGTTTTATTGGAGGCTGGTGCCGACCCTAATATTCCAGATAGAGATGGATTGCGCCCATTATCTATGGTGGGCTATACCGCAGACAGATTAGATGTATTGGAACTGATGCTTAAAAAAGGAGCAAATGTTCATAATTTAATGGGAGATGCAACAGGTAGAACAATTTTAGAAAGTTGGGAGGCTGACGATAGCTGTCCAAAATGGCAAAAGGATATTTATGAGACGATGAAGAAATATGCTTAG